gcgccctgggccaaaggcaggcgccaaaccactgtgccacccagggatcccccctttataaaatttctaatggtttttctcttatttacttGTAAGAGCcctttatatattaaagatactAGCTCTTGGGGAGCCTGactgactcagttggttaagtgtctgactgtttcatctcaggtcatgatctcatggtcttgtgatcaagccccatgctgggctccgtgctcagggctgagtctgcttcagattctttctccctcttcttctgcacctcccactcatgctctcttgctctcttgctctcaaataaataaaatcttaaaagaaaagatatgtaTTTTAGTTCTTTGCTACATATATTGCAGATATTTTCCCCAGTATATCATTTATCTTTCACtaatttatagatattttgtCATCCAAATATGTTAAACTTTGGTCTAGTTAGGAGGGAATAGACATTATAAGTAAAGCAATATTAGCTATGAATGTATGATTGCCAAAGCTGGACATGGGAGTTCATTGTACTCTACTCTCtacttttatatgtatttgaaattttccatattaaaaatgtttcaaacatACCAATTTGTCagtaatagaatttaaatttttctgaaatatttattaggtaTTTTGAAAGGTAAATTAAATAGTgctattctatatatttatagagCCTATATATTTATAGAGCCTTATCATAAAAAGCCACATCATAAATCTTTTGTTGTattgatttcatatttttgtatatttgtttgaAGTGCTTGAAGCGCTTAATATGGATGAAATGATGTCCACCATTTCCTGCTGGATGGAAAACCCATCAACAGACTCTGGAAGCACCGAAGAAATTCCCATATTAATCATCGAAGGCTTCCTTCTCTTTAATTATAAGTAAGCATCCTCAACCTAATATTGATTCTGAATGAATGGGGTGAAAACTTGGTAAACTAAACAGGCTGTTATTGTAGGCCTCTAGACACTCTATGGAACAGAAGCTATTTTCTGACGATTCCATATGAAGAAtgtaagaggaggaggaggtgagttTTGATATTGCCTTTGTGGattataattaaaaagacaaaatttatgAGGATagaaagtacagcatagggaataggaTCAGTAGTATTTATAatagcactgtatggtgacagatggtagctacactcatggtgaacatagcataaccTATAGAGAAGTCAAATCCCTACGTTATATAATTGAAACTAACATTGTATGCCAACcatacttaattaaaaataaaattttttaagtaaatttttttttaatttctttaagaaaaagttcttttttcccattttttaaaagacaaaatttaggAACAATGAGGAAAGAACATGATTGAGCAATATGTATATGTCATTTTTCAAACAAGAGAAGCCTGGTCTCTTctacacaaagagaaaaatctttttctaGAAATGGTCATCCACGTGGGGTAATACAAATTGCTTTTCTAAGAAAAGGCCCTTCTACAGACCATTTGACTCATCTCTCCTATATCTCCAAATGCAGCAATCCcatgttgattgattttaaatttgagaGCCATTATTCTGTGACAGCCACAAAGAACACCCAATTAACTGAAAGCCTAATCCAATCTATCAGGTTCTCTGTCATTATTCACATTGATATTTGTCTCTTCTGTTCTCTCAGAAAGCACTGTAGTAGGAGGAGATAATTATGAATGATAGTGAATTACAAAAGTAGTTTTTTTGGATCAGAAAACTAAATCAGTTCTGCTGTCTTCTAATTAGTATTGAATCTAAAACGTATACTCTTAATTCTGTTTAGATTAAGTCTCAGTGATTTTTCCCATCACCctgatcattattattttactttatcaatTTTATGTCTCTGTGCACATTAAGTTTCCTGTGTGTTTTCATAGTAAAAGGGTCTACAAGCCTCCAGATGCCTCAGGGTACTTTGATGGCCACGTGTGGCCCATGTATCTAAAGCACAGACAAGAAATGGAGAACATCACCCGGGACATTGGTAAgtgccttctctccctccacaGAAGGCCTTTACTTGTCATTGCTCGAAGTCCATGAGAGAAAGGATTTTTAGGAGGCATCTTCGTGAATTACATTATAAAGGAACTCTTTAAGCCAGAACACTCTGGGCTCTTCCATGATTGACTGTCCTGGTTTCTGTTTCTCTAAGGCTTTTGTCAAAGCCTGTCAACTTCTAGATGGTCATTCATGAAACAGATATTGAATTGAATGCCTTCTGTGTACAAGGTACTGCCCTATTGAtattaaggaaaataagacaaactCAGCCCCTACTCTTATGAGCCAACATTCTATCAGggaaacaaatgttaaaaatactaGCTGCATGAGCATGTCCTTTCCAGCTATGCCAGATGCTGTGATACCACGTTCCGGGGGACTAGCTGAGTCCAGTTggcaggcacctggctggctcagtaggtggaacatgcaactcttgatcttgtgaattcaagccctgtgttgggtagagagattgcttaaaaatgaaaccttaaaaaaaaaaaaaggccaatctAACCATGACCCCACTTTGCTTAACCTGCAAAGAGAGTCCAGTGTTTTGGAATAAAGGCCAAACACGCCTTGAGTCCCCTGAAGACTAAGGCATAGACAGCCTTGCTGTCAAATCTCATCTCTCCAGGATACCTGCTCCCACATTCAAGTCCTCCCAAACTATGCATCCTTTTCTTAACattcaaatttctctctctctctcttacctccAGTTTTCTGATTAAAGGTTTCATTTTTAAGCAGTCTTTTAAATCTTATAAGTGTTTAAGGTCTTGTGTTCTTGATTTAAACttattagtattcttttttttttttttttttgaggggataAAGGGtagagcaagctccatgcccagcacagaatatggcatggggcttgatctcaccatcctgaaatgatgacctgagccaaaatcaagagtcagacatgtaactgactaaggcacccaggtgcccctaaacctaTTAGTATTCTTAGGAGATGTCAGGTGCCAGAGTTAGAATCCTCTACCAATAGGCCCATTGGCCTTTGAACTGCTCTCCTTTCTCCTTAGTTTACCTAGATGGAACAAAATCCGAAGAGGAACTCTTTACACAAGTGTATGAAGATCTAATACAAGAACTAGCAAAGCAAAAGTGTAAGTATTGTGGATGGTGAAGGAACAGCCAGGAAAAGAGTTCATTACATACCCACGAATGGTTTACCAGAATGCTCATATAGGAGTGAttgtatgca
This portion of the Vulpes lagopus strain Blue_001 chromosome 2, ASM1834538v1, whole genome shotgun sequence genome encodes:
- the NMRK1 gene encoding nicotinamide riboside kinase 1 isoform X2, whose translation is MKTFVIGISGVTNGGKTTLAKNLQKHLPNCSVISQDDFFKPESEIAKDTNGFLQYDVLEALNMDEMMSTISCWMENPSTDSGSTEEIPILIIEGFLLFNYKPLDTLWNRSYFLTIPYEECKRRRSKRVYKPPDASGYFDGHVWPMYLKHRQEMENITRDIVYLDGTKSEEELFTQVYEDLIQELAKQKCLQVTT
- the NMRK1 gene encoding nicotinamide riboside kinase 1 isoform X1, with the translated sequence MKTFVIGISGVTNGGKTTLAKNLQKHLPNCSVISQDDFFKPESEIAKDTNGFLQYDVSPGANSKLIQWAHLPSDRGGLDSCFLLSTAHKVLEALNMDEMMSTISCWMENPSTDSGSTEEIPILIIEGFLLFNYKPLDTLWNRSYFLTIPYEECKRRRSKRVYKPPDASGYFDGHVWPMYLKHRQEMENITRDIVYLDGTKSEEELFTQVYEDLIQELAKQKCLQVTT